In the genome of Fructilactobacillus hinvesii, the window TGGTTAAGTTCTTCACCACTTGCAGTTTGATCTTTTCTCTCATTTTCTGGTAGGCCTTTTGGGCTTCTTTTTGGTATTCAAAAATTGGATTAACTTGGGCAATCGAACGGCTCTTTGTCACCCGCATCAAAATGTCCAGTTGATCCACTTGATCCACCCACGCTTGATCAATCGCTCGTAATAAGGACAGCCGTTCAAAGTACAACCATTGGTCTTGGTACGGCAACTTTTGGTGCATCCGTTTTAATCGGTTACTCATTACCTCAGACAGGAGTTCTAATTGGTCCGACTTTGGTTGCTCCTCAATGCTTCTTTTCGTTTGATAATCGGGATCAATGTTTTGGTAGATAAACTCAAGCAGGGTTTGCTTAGAATTAAGCCACTGTCCCTGTTTATTGACAAACTGCTTCGCCACGAATTCAAAACATGGTTTAACGACCTCATCCAGAGATGGTGCTTGCATGATCCAATTTCTAGTTTGATAGACGCTTTCTCGTTGAATCCGCGAAACTTCACCGTATTGTAACGTTTCAAACCGGGCATTCCGTTCTCGGTTCGTTAAAATCTTTTGCGACCGATCAATGGCATCGTGAAAGCGACCGTGTTTACTCAACGTTTGCTTTTCATCATGAGCGTGTTCATAGGTAAACTTTCGCACTGATTTTGGGGCATTTTCAATCACAACTTTATCTTCAAGTGAAACATAGAAGACACTAGCTCCGGGAGCCCCTTGTCGACCGGCCCGACCCCGAAGTTGATTATCGATTCGTTTGTTTTGCATCCGTTCGGTTCCAAGGACCAACAATCCTCCTAGTCTTTCGACTTCAGGAGTAATGTTGATATCCGTTCCACGACCGGCCATGGAAGTCGCCACCGTAATGGCCCCTACTTCTCCAGCGTGTTTAATAATCTCTGCTTCTTTCACTTCACTCCGAGCGTTTAACAAGCTGTGTGGGATTCGTTCCTTTAACAGCAAATTCGAGTAAAGGATAGATAACTCCAATGAACCAGTTTCCACTAATACTGGACGACCCTTAACGTGCGCTTCTTTAACCACGTCTAAAGTAGCCATCAACTTAGCTCGATTGCTAATGTACAGATGGTCTGGGTAATCTTTGCGAATATCGGGGCGGTTCGTTGGGACCTTAAACACCGACAGGTTGTAAACCTCTAGGAATTCCTTGCGATCTGTAGCCGCGGTCCCCGTCATCCCGGCCAGTTGGTTAAACATCCGGAACAATTCTTGGTAGGTAATTGTGGCCATCGTCCGTTGTTCAACAGAAATCTTCACGCCTTCCTTTGCTTCTAAGGCTTGGTGCATTCCAGCCTGCATCTTCATTCCGGGTAATTCCCGTCCGTTTTCGGCATCAATCAGCACCACTTCGTCATCTTTAACCACATAGTTCCGATTTCGTTTTTGAATGTAATTAGCCCGTAATGCTAACACTAGGTGCCGGTAAAGTTCGGTCCATGTTTCTGAAAGCAGGTTGTCAACGTCCAAATATTTTTCCATTTTGACAATTCCCTGCGGCGTGAACCACGCGTTTTTCAGGTCATCACTAATTTGGTAGTCTTCATCCTTAACCAATAACTTAGCAACCCGATCTGCACTTTGATAGTAGTTTGATTGAACTCGTGGCACCCCAGCAATCACCAGCGGTGTCTGTGCCGTATCCAGTAACACGGCATCTGCTTCGTCCAGCAGGGCAAAGTTCAAGACTCGTAGATGTTGATCCGTTATAGTTTTGGCTAAGTTATCGAATAAGTAATCAAACCCGAGCGTACTGTTAGTTGTGTATACAATGTTGGATCCATAAATTTCGTCTAAATCACGATCTTCTGGTTTCTGTCCTAATTCAGGAACTGCGCTAGCAACCGTCAATCCGAGCCACTGGTACAATTTCCCCATATCATGGGCATCCCGGGCGGCCAAATATTCATTGGCAGTAATCAGAAAGTTTCCAATCCCGGTTAAGCCATGGAGATACATTGGCATCGTTGCGGTCAGGGTTTTTCCTTCTCCTGTTTTCATTTCAGCAATGTTGCCATCTTCCATTGCGACCGCGCCAAGGATTTGCACTGGAAACGGACGCATACCTAAAACTCGTTCTGCTGCTTCACAAACCACGGCGTAAGCCTCTGGCAAAATGATTTTCAGACGCGAACGTTGTCCGTCAACTTGTTTTTTCAAAAGGGCCGTTTGGTATTGCAATTCCTTATCAGGCATGGCATGGTAGCGATTAGCCAAGTTTAAAATTAATTTTACCGTCTCTTGGTATCTTTTTTTTCGTAACAAAGCCATTCTCTATCTAAACCTCTCTCGCACAATTTGATACTTAACAGTAATTGCGTTCTCCTAAAAAAAATTATATAATTCACCCATTATGATAAAAAAAAATAAATCACTTAATCAAAACATCGAAAAAAGTTTTCAGCAACTAGAATCCAATCTCCCTGAACCAGAGAAAACTAATTTAAAAGTTGTTTATCTGAAAATCATTGTGGGTTTAGTTGGGTTAATGCTAGTCGCTCTAATCGTAAGCTCAACCATCGCCTTTTAGGTATTTAAAGATAAAATTAATGGTCTTTACTTCATTTGATAGCTTTAAAAATATAATAAAAGAGAATAAATTCAATTTATTGTATCATTTTTTTAAGCACCCGGCAATTTTATTAATAATAATTACATTTCTAAAGGGACAATTACAAATTTATTTCAAACGGTCTTTAAAAACCACAATGGCCGTATGGTAATCATGAATTTTTAACGGCTGATTATTAATTAACTCTAAGGCTTCAAAAAGTTCATCATCAGAAACTTTTTCAAAGTTAGTTTTCTTCGGGAAGAACCAGCTTAATCTCCGGTTGAAATATTCATTACTACCTCTTTTTCAAAGCGAATAAGCGTGACCAAAGTCACTGCGATCATAAGATGTTAAAATGGAATATCTCAAAGTAATATCTTCTTACTGGTTTGTTTGGTAACTACCATTGTAAGTTATTACTTTGGGGTTTTTTTATTTTATTTAGCGTTCGAAAAAATTATAGAATTTGCAGAAATTTTAGTCATAAAAATACCCCCTAAGTTAAAATTTTAACTTAGGGGGTATAGCTCAAAGCTAGCTCTTTTAATTATCTTAGCTAGAGTTTTATTTATTTTTCTTTGGCTGCTTGAGCTTGAGCTGCTTGAGCCAAGATGTTCAAGTAGTTAAATGGCCGGTCAAATTGTGGTTGGAACAACATATCAACCATCGCTAAATCATCAATTGTATTGTGGTTTTGAATGGCCACAGATAACACGTTGGCTGATTGAGAAACGTCATACATACTGGTTAATGAACCACCCAAGATCTGCCGTGAATTAGGATCATAAACTAACGACATCAAAACTGGTTCCGTCGTTAACATGAACTCTGGGCGGTAGTTATCTTCCACCACTACCTGACGAGCGTTAATTCCTTGATCCTTGGCAGCTGCCATCGTTAATCCGGTCGAAACGTACGTCCGATCATACAATTTTAATCCAGAAGAAGACTGCGTTCCCATGTACTTAACCTTATCTTCAGTTAAGTTTTCACCCACTAAGATTCCCTGCCGTACGGCATTCGTAGCTAATGGGATGTAAGCATTTTGACCAGTTGGGTTGTAGTACACAGCAGCACTGTCTCCAGCAGCAAAAATATCGGGATTAGATGAATGCATGTATTCATCGGTAATGATGGCTCCGTTTGGCATCATGTCAACCTTGCCCTTCAATAAGCCGGTATTCGGCCGGAACCCAATGCAGAGGATGGCAATATCAGAGTGAATTTCGTCACCGTTTCCAGTTAAAACAGAAATCCCACCGTCTTTTTCTTCAAAGCCAGTTACCTTTGAGCCCAATTCAAGGTTTACGCCGTTTTTCTCGTAGTCAGCGGCTAAAATATCCGTGAATTTCTTATCAAAGTATTTGTAAAGAACCCGGGTTGAACCATCAATCAAGTTAACTTTGTAACCCTGTTTGGAGTAAGCTTCCGCTAACTCAGCACCAATGTAACCAGAGCCAATGATGGTAATCGATTTTACCTTTGGAGCTTCGTCGAAAAGTTTCTTAGCATCATGCCAGTTCTTGCAGAGGTAAACCTTGTCACTTTGGATCCCGTCAATCGGAGGAACCACTGGTAAGGAGCCAGTCGTCATGATCAACTTGTCGTATCGAGTTTCGGTTACGTCTCCTGACTTTAGATCCTTAACCTTTACAATCTTTTGGTCGGGATCAATTTCTGTCACTTCATGTTCCATTTGGACATCGGCACCGAGGCTCTTTAATTCTTCAGGACTGGAGTAGAACAATCCTTGGGGGTCATTATTCTTGATCTCTTTACCAAGATACAAGGCAATCCCACAGGATAAGAACGAAATGTTATCGTTCTTTTCATAAACCGTTACTTCAGCTTCTGGATGAGAGGCTAAGGTTTGCTTAATGGCAAAGGTTCCTGCGTGAGTACAACCAACTACAACAACTTTCATGGTTAATCCCTCTTTCAAATTATTACTTATCATTTACTGCTTCTTAATATACCATGTTGTGAAAAAAGGTACAATGCAAACGCTTTATTTTTGTAAAAATTAATTTTAATCAATTGAATTTAGAGAATACTTCAAATAAATCAAGGTTTTTGCTTATTTTAAAATATTTTGCAAAGTTTTTGCGGTATGTGTAAATGGTTCACAACCATCGTCCGTCACCCGGACACAGTCCTCGATTCGAACTCCGGCTACCCCGGGAATGTAAATTCCCGGTTCAATCGAAAAGCACATGTTTTCAGCAAGTTTTAAATCATTACCTTCCATGATGGACGGAAATTCGTGTTCACTCATTCCCATTCCGTGACCTAACCGATGAATGAAGTATTGCCCGTAACCGGCCTCGTCAATAATGTCTCTGGCAATCCGATCTAACTCTGCAGCTGTAATCCCAGGCCGTACGGCAGCTTGAGCAGCCAGTTGGGCCTGCAGACAAACGGAGTAAATTTCTTGTAATTGATCACTAATGGTGCCAACGGCTACCGTCCGACTAGCGTCACTGATGTAACCTTCGTGAACCGTTCCGAGGTCTAGCAACACCAACTCATGTTCCTGAATCTTATTCATCGCGGTATCCCCATGGGGTTGAGAAGCATGCTTTCCTGCTTGAACCAGCGTGGCAAAGCTCATTTCCATGACTCCCCGTTTTTTTAATTGATACTCAATTTCAGCGGCCACGTCTGCTTCCGTTTTTCCCGGTGCAATCGTGTCAAAGGCCACCTGAAAGGCAAAGTCTGCTTCTTTGCCCGCCACACGTAATTTCTCGATTTCATCCGGGGTCTTAATTAACCGCATCCGTTCAATCACCGGCGTTAAATCAGTTGTAAACTGGGCCGTAGGAAACTCTGATTGTAAGGCTTGCAGTCGCGCAACCGTTAGCTGATTCTTTTGAATCCCCCACTTTACGGGGTGATCCACTCGTTCTTTAACGTGGGCTGCAATCATGGCAAACGGCTGCTCGTGATCAAGGTAGCCATACACTGGGTGAGTCCATCCGGTATTTTGAATGTCTTCGACTTCAAGGGCTGGAGCAAAGAGGAACGGCTCTTGGTCAGGAAACACCACCAGAGCTAAAACCCGTTCAATCGGATCACTACCAAATCCCGTTAGGTATTGAATTGCTTCTGGATCACTAATGTAGGCAACGTCTAATTGTTGTTTTTGCACTTCTGTTTGTAGTTTTGCTAATTTATCCATGCGACAACCTCCTTCTGTTTGCCCGTATCTTACCACAATCAAACAAAAAAGCCATCTAAATTAATAGATGACTTACTGGTTATTTCATTAATTCACCGGTCACAATCAAGCGCCGGGTTTCTCCGGGATTTCCACTGGCACAAGTCACCAGCGTCAGTAATTTTTTCCCAGGAACGTCGTTTAGAACTGAGACATCCGTTTCTGGAACCACCTTAATCTTTGTAATTCGATATCGACAGGTTTGCTTGCCCGCCTTCACCGTTACAACTTGGTCTTTTTGGGCCTTGGCTAACGGAGAAAAAAGAACGTCGGGATTCTGCATGTGGTGCCCAGCAAGAGTGTAGTTTCCTTCCCCTAACTTCTGTTCCGGTTTCATGGTTCCCGCCCCAATCGTCAGGTTTTCGGAGTTTAAGCCCTTAAAAATCGGCAGGTTGATTTTTAAAGCAGGAATCTCAATTGAACCAATTGCATCCGTCTTGCGCGCCTTTTCACTCTGAACGATGGCATTTTCAGAAACGGCCTGCACGTTTTTATAGTTATAGGTTCCGGTTTGCTGTTCGCCCCGCTTCACTTCTTGTTGGGAAATGTTAGTAACCTTTTGGTGACTCTGCCACTGAATCCAGTAGCTTTCTATTTGAGAACTAAACACCAGAGTTAGCCCGACTAACAGGAGTAACACCAGTAACACCCGTTCCGCCCACTTTAACCAGGGACGCTGTGGTTTCGATTGTGCCATTGTTAAAATCCTTTCATGAAAAAGACAGCCATTGCCACCAATGACTGTCTGTCGTTTACGTTAATTTTAGCACATTCTGCTCGTTATTTTTCATCTTTTGACCCGGTAGACCGAATCAGCAAAGCAATGATAAAGCCAAGCACAGCTACTCCAAAGAAGGTCCAGTAAACCGCGTGGAATCCGGTTTGATTGGCCATCAGGTACGAAGAACCCCCGTGCATTGCTTTGGAAGTAACGTTCACCAAAATCAAAGTGGCTACGGCCACTCCGGTCGAACCCAGGACCTGCCGAACCGTGGTAATCACGGCCGTCCCATGGGAAACCAAGTCGTTTGGTAACGAATTGGCTCCTAAAGTCACAGCGGGCATCATCACGAAGGCGTTTCCCCCTTCGATTAACATGGCAAGCACAATCATGCCCCAAATGTTCGTGATGTGAATTAGGGATAAAATCCCCCATCCGACCACAATCATGCCCATTCCAACTAGCATGGTCGGTTTAAAACCAATCTTATCGGCCAGCGTTCCCGTTACGGGGTTCAAAAGACTTAAAAGTGCTGCACCGGGCACTAGCGCCATTCCAGAAACAAAGGGTGAAGCGCCTAGCACTTGTTGGTAATACAGTGGAAAAATAATCGTCACTACAATTAAGGAAATGTATGAAAAGCCAGTTAACAATACCGCCAGGTCATAGTTAAAGGTTTTCATGACCCAGAGATCCAGCATTGGTTCTGGCATCGTCAACTGCCGGTGCACGAAAAAGCCCAATAGAATCAGGGAAACTGCCAAGATCACCAGCAGCGTTAACCAGTTAGCACCTGGTTGACCGGCCTTTGTAATCACATATAACAAACCAATCAAACCAAGGGAGTAAAAGACCGAGAGCCAATCCAACTTCGAAGGGATTCTGGGCATGACGTCCCGCATTACAAAGAATGATAACAACAAGACCAGAGTAATCACTACCATAAAGAAGATGAAGAGTCCCCGCCAACTAGTAAAGCGCAACACGATTCCCGAAATAATCGGACCACAGGCGAGCGCCGAACCCATAACCAAGCCGGCAATTCCCATGATGGTTCCCCGTTTTTGTTCGGGAGTGATCTCTAGCAATACCGTTTGATAAGAAGGAAACAGCACGCCGACGGCAGCAGCTTCCATGATTCGACCGAGCATTACTAGGTAAAAATTAGGCCCCCAAAAAATAATCAGGGTTCCTACGTCAAAGAGCAATAAGGCGCCCATAAAGAGGGTCTTAAAGCTGACGTTATTTAACAGCCACGGACTAATCGGCATCGTAATACACATCACTATCATAAAGCCAGTGGTAAGC includes:
- the secA gene encoding preprotein translocase subunit SecA, giving the protein MALLRKKRYQETVKLILNLANRYHAMPDKELQYQTALLKKQVDGQRSRLKIILPEAYAVVCEAAERVLGMRPFPVQILGAVAMEDGNIAEMKTGEGKTLTATMPMYLHGLTGIGNFLITANEYLAARDAHDMGKLYQWLGLTVASAVPELGQKPEDRDLDEIYGSNIVYTTNSTLGFDYLFDNLAKTITDQHLRVLNFALLDEADAVLLDTAQTPLVIAGVPRVQSNYYQSADRVAKLLVKDEDYQISDDLKNAWFTPQGIVKMEKYLDVDNLLSETWTELYRHLVLALRANYIQKRNRNYVVKDDEVVLIDAENGRELPGMKMQAGMHQALEAKEGVKISVEQRTMATITYQELFRMFNQLAGMTGTAATDRKEFLEVYNLSVFKVPTNRPDIRKDYPDHLYISNRAKLMATLDVVKEAHVKGRPVLVETGSLELSILYSNLLLKERIPHSLLNARSEVKEAEIIKHAGEVGAITVATSMAGRGTDINITPEVERLGGLLVLGTERMQNKRIDNQLRGRAGRQGAPGASVFYVSLEDKVVIENAPKSVRKFTYEHAHDEKQTLSKHGRFHDAIDRSQKILTNRERNARFETLQYGEVSRIQRESVYQTRNWIMQAPSLDEVVKPCFEFVAKQFVNKQGQWLNSKQTLLEFIYQNIDPDYQTKRSIEEQPKSDQLELLSEVMSNRLKRMHQKLPYQDQWLYFERLSLLRAIDQAWVDQVDQLDILMRVTKSRSIAQVNPIFEYQKEAQKAYQKMREKIKLQVVKNLTNSEVIPQSDGTVDIEFP
- a CDS encoding FAD-dependent oxidoreductase, with product MKVVVVGCTHAGTFAIKQTLASHPEAEVTVYEKNDNISFLSCGIALYLGKEIKNNDPQGLFYSSPEELKSLGADVQMEHEVTEIDPDQKIVKVKDLKSGDVTETRYDKLIMTTGSLPVVPPIDGIQSDKVYLCKNWHDAKKLFDEAPKVKSITIIGSGYIGAELAEAYSKQGYKVNLIDGSTRVLYKYFDKKFTDILAADYEKNGVNLELGSKVTGFEEKDGGISVLTGNGDEIHSDIAILCIGFRPNTGLLKGKVDMMPNGAIITDEYMHSSNPDIFAAGDSAAVYYNPTGQNAYIPLATNAVRQGILVGENLTEDKVKYMGTQSSSGLKLYDRTYVSTGLTMAAAKDQGINARQVVVEDNYRPEFMLTTEPVLMSLVYDPNSRQILGGSLTSMYDVSQSANVLSVAIQNHNTIDDLAMVDMLFQPQFDRPFNYLNILAQAAQAQAAKEK
- a CDS encoding M24 family metallopeptidase codes for the protein MDKLAKLQTEVQKQQLDVAYISDPEAIQYLTGFGSDPIERVLALVVFPDQEPFLFAPALEVEDIQNTGWTHPVYGYLDHEQPFAMIAAHVKERVDHPVKWGIQKNQLTVARLQALQSEFPTAQFTTDLTPVIERMRLIKTPDEIEKLRVAGKEADFAFQVAFDTIAPGKTEADVAAEIEYQLKKRGVMEMSFATLVQAGKHASQPHGDTAMNKIQEHELVLLDLGTVHEGYISDASRTVAVGTISDQLQEIYSVCLQAQLAAQAAVRPGITAAELDRIARDIIDEAGYGQYFIHRLGHGMGMSEHEFPSIMEGNDLKLAENMCFSIEPGIYIPGVAGVRIEDCVRVTDDGCEPFTHTAKTLQNILK
- a CDS encoding class A sortase, whose protein sequence is MAQSKPQRPWLKWAERVLLVLLLLVGLTLVFSSQIESYWIQWQSHQKVTNISQQEVKRGEQQTGTYNYKNVQAVSENAIVQSEKARKTDAIGSIEIPALKINLPIFKGLNSENLTIGAGTMKPEQKLGEGNYTLAGHHMQNPDVLFSPLAKAQKDQVVTVKAGKQTCRYRITKIKVVPETDVSVLNDVPGKKLLTLVTCASGNPGETRRLIVTGELMK
- a CDS encoding MFS transporter, which produces MKTETPMKPLTRWLFIATMLVGTFTMSISQSSLSTAYPTLMKYFMISADTVQWLTTGFMIVMCITMPISPWLLNNVSFKTLFMGALLLFDVGTLIIFWGPNFYLVMLGRIMEAAAVGVLFPSYQTVLLEITPEQKRGTIMGIAGLVMGSALACGPIISGIVLRFTSWRGLFIFFMVVITLVLLLSFFVMRDVMPRIPSKLDWLSVFYSLGLIGLLYVITKAGQPGANWLTLLVILAVSLILLGFFVHRQLTMPEPMLDLWVMKTFNYDLAVLLTGFSYISLIVVTIIFPLYYQQVLGASPFVSGMALVPGAALLSLLNPVTGTLADKIGFKPTMLVGMGMIVVGWGILSLIHITNIWGMIVLAMLIEGGNAFVMMPAVTLGANSLPNDLVSHGTAVITTVRQVLGSTGVAVATLILVNVTSKAMHGGSSYLMANQTGFHAVYWTFFGVAVLGFIIALLIRSTGSKDEK